From Corynebacterium pseudotuberculosis:
TTGAAGGTCAAGCGGCTAAAGTTACAGTGCCTGATTATCAGCTTTCCTTGGCTATTGGAAAAGAAGGGCAAAATGCTCGCTTGGCTGCACGTTTAACAGGCTGGAAGATCGATATTCGTTCTGACGCTAGCTAGTTTTTCTTAGATCGCCCCTTATAGCCGCAGTAGACGATGCGTCTGCAATGCGGGAAAGGGGCGTTTTTATTCCTGTCTTCTGAGATGTGTCGGGTTTGTTCTTTTACTGGAGAGAACAAAAGAGAATTATTTGGTGTTTGACGTTTTCAACTTCATCTTTGTGGGGAATATGGCGTACACTACTTAACGGCCCATCTGCAGCTTGTGTGATGGACACTAAAACGGTGTCTAGTACAAGCACATGACATTATGAGATGTGAAGCGAAAAGGAGACGGATGCCAGCGGCTTTGTATGATGACTCCTCTAGAGGAGATCTTTCTAAGCCTACGCGGACGCGTATCCGTACCTGCATTGCTACCAAAAAAGCACAACCTGCTGATCAGCTTCTTCGCGTTGTTGCGCGCAAGAAGGATAAGGCAGTAGGCGATTCACATCATTCTGTTTATTTGGTAATTGCAGATCCATGTAAACGTTTAAAAGGACGTGGAGCGTGGATCACACCTACCATTGATGCACTGGAGCTAGCTGAAAAGCGCCGAGCATTTGCTCGTGCGTTAAGGGTGTCTGCAGAAGTAGACACAGGTCATGTACGAGAGTACCTAGCAGCGCTCAGCGCTGGACCCGATATTACAAGGAAGACCGAACACTGATGAGCATACGATGAAGCATCAGCGATGAACGTCAAAGTAACTTAGGTAGGAAGTCGACGTAAGCCCTCCGGGGTTAAGACTTCCTTCCGTAACTCAAGGAGAGAAGTGCCCGGAAAGCTACGTGTACATGAGCTAGCTAAACAGCTCGGTGTAACAAGCAAGGAACTACTTGCCACGCTGAAAGAACAAGGCGAGTTTGTAAAAACCGCATCTTCTACCATCGAACCTCCGGTGATTAAGAAGATGAAGCAGCATTATGCTGCACAAGACGTGAATACTGATCAGGGAGCTGCACAGCCTGCTTCTGAGCCGGTAAAAACTACGTCAACGCCGGCTAAGCCTGCGGCTCCAAAACCTGCGGCAGCAAAGCCAGCAGCGCCTAAGCCAGCGGCAGCAAAGCCAGCAGCGCCTAAGCCAGCGGCAGCAAAGCCAGCGGCCCCTAAGCCTGCGGCAGCGAAACCTGCAGCAGCAAAGCCAGTACCAAAACCAGGTTTCAGTGCATCCCAGACTGATACGCCTAAACCAGCAAGTTCTGCTCCTAAACCAGGTGCTGGAGCATCTCCTTCTGCTATGCCTCGTCCACAGGCGCGCCCAGGTGGGAACGCTCCTAAACCAGGTGGACGCGCTCCTCGCGTAGCTAACAACCCGTTCTCTAGCGGTGATCGTCCAGCACCTCGCCCTGGTGGGGGCAATCGTCCTGGAAATGGTCCGCGCCCAGGTGGGGCTCCACGTCCTGGTGGCGCTCCGCGTCCGGGCGCAGGTCGTGGCGGCCAAGGCGGTAATAATGCGGAACGTCAGCCTCGTCCAGGTGGTCGTGGCGGCCAACAGCGTCAACAAGGCGGTAGCCGTCCGCAGCAAAACGCTGGCCAGGAGCGCCAAGGCGGTGGACGTCGTCCAAGTCCCGCAATGATGCCCTCGCATCCGAATCCAGGGCAAATGCCTTCTCGGAGCGCTGGCGGACGTAATGGCGGACGCGGCGGCGCAGGTGCTCAAGGCGGAAACCGTGGACCCGGCGGCGCAGGCTTTGGTGGCGGACGTCCAGGCGGCGGCGGATCTGCCGGCGGTCGTGGCGGACGTCGTGGTGGTACCGCAGGTGCATTTGGACGCCCGGGTGGTGCTCCGCGCAAGGGACGTAAGTCGAAGCGTCAGAAGCGTAATGAATACGAGGCAATGCAGGCACCAAACGTCATTGGTGGCGTTCGCCTTCCAGATGGCGGCGGCGCAACAATCCGTCTTGCCCGAGGTGCTTCGCTGTCTGATTTTGCTGAGAAGATCAACGCAGATGCCGCGGCACTTGTCCAGGCACTCTTTAATCTTGGCGAGATGGTAACTGCAACTGCCTCTGTGAGCGAAGAGACATTGCAGCTCCTCGGTGAGGAGATGAATTACAAAGTTGACGTTGTCTCTCCTGAAGACGAAGACCGAGAGCTTCTTGAGTCCTTCGACCTTCAGTTTGGTGAGGATGAGGGAACTGAAGAGGACCTGGAGAAGCGTCCTCCTGTGGTGACCGTTATGGGACACGTTGACCACGGTAAGACCCGTCTGTTGGATTCCATTCGTAAATCCAACGTTGGCTCCGGTGAAGCAGGCGGTATCACACAGGGAATTGGTGCTTATCAGGTTGCCGTTAATGTCGATGGCAATGATCGTAAGATCACCTTCCTGGATACCCCAGGTCACGAGGCCTTCACAGCTATGCGTGCTCGTGGTGCTAAGTCCACCGATATCGCGGTACTCGTTGTTGCTGCTGATGACGGGGTTATGCCTCAGACAGTTGAGGCTATTAATCACGCTAAGGCAGCTGACGTTCCCATCGTGGTCGCAGTTAACAAGATCGATAAGCCAGGGGCATCTCCGGAAAAGATCCGTGGTCAGCTTACTGAGTACGGCCTTGTTCCTGAGGAGTACGGCGGAGACACAATGTTCGTTGATATTTCTGCAAAGCAGAACGTCAATATTGATGGGCTTTTGGAGGCTGTTCTTCTTACTGCAGATGCTTCACTGGATCTGCGGGCCAACCCGGACATGGATGCACAAGGTGTGGCTATTGAAGCTCACCTGGACCGTGGTCGAGGGCCAGTGGCTACAGTCATCGTCCAACGCGGTACGCTGCGTGTTGGAGATTCAGTTGTTGCAGGTGACGCTTATGGCCGCGTGCGCCGCATGGTTGATGAGTATGGACATGACGTTGAAGAAGCAGGACCTTCCCGTCCTGTTCAGATGCAGGGTCTGAATGGTGTCCCCGGTGCTGGCGATAACCTTTTGGTTGTTGAAGACGATCGTGTGGCTCGTCAGATTGCTAACCAACGCAATGCACGTAAGCGCAATGCTCTGGCGGCGAAGACTCGCAAGCGCGTTTCTCTTGAAGACCTGGATGCAGTTCTTAAGGAACACAGCACCCTTAACCTCATCCTTAAGGGCGACAATGCTGGTTCCGTGGAAGCCCTGGAAGAAGCACTGCTCAAGATTGAGGTCGATGACGAGGTTCAGCTGAACATTATCGACCGTGGTGTCGGTGCTGTTACGCAGACAAACGTCTCCTTGGCTGCTGCTTCTGATGCAGTGATCATTGCCTTCAATGTCCGTGCTGAGGGTAAGGCAACAGAAGAGGCTAATGCTGAGGGTGTAGACGTTCGTTACTACACCGTCATCTACCGCGCGATTGAAGAAGTAGAGCAGGCACTTAAGGGCATGCTCAAGCCGATCTACGAAGAGCGTGAAGTTGGCCGTGCGGAGATTCGTGCGATCTTCAAGGCTTCTGCAGTTGGCCTGATCGCAGGTTGCATGGTTGAGAGTGGGAAGGTGCGTCGTAACGCTACGATCCGTTTGCTTCGCGACGGTGCCGTGGTGGCGGACAAGGCAACTATCGAGTCGCTACGTCGAGAGAAAGACGATGCCACTGAGGTCTCCGCTGGCTATGAGTGCGGTATGGTTTTGTCCTATCCGGATATCCAGGTAGGCGATATCATCGAGGTATTTGAGCAGGTAGAGGTTCCACGTTCTTAACGATGTGTGCTTAAACCAATAAATATTAGATAGCAGCGCTGATTCTCATCATTGATGTTGAGGGTCAGCGCCGCTTTTTGCTTCTATAAAGCAGGTAAGATAATTGCGTTAGCCGACAAACGGTTGCAAATTATAAGATTAAACAGATGAGAAGGTTGAGAAATGGTTGATCACGCACGTGCTGCCAGGCTAGCTAAGCGTATTCAGACGATTGTGGCTACGGCCATTGAACGAGAAATCAAGGACTACCGGCTGGAATACGTTACTGTTACAGACACCCGAGTTACGGGTGACTTGCACGATGCAACCGTGTATTACACGGTGCGGGGACGCTCAATTGAAGATACTCCGGATGTGGAAGGGGCTGCTGAGGCTCTCAAACGCGCTCGAGGTCAGCTACGAAAGATCGTAGGGGACCAATTGAGCGTGCGCTTTACCCCGAC
This genomic window contains:
- the rbfA gene encoding 30S ribosome-binding factor RbfA, with protein sequence MVDHARAARLAKRIQTIVATAIEREIKDYRLEYVTVTDTRVTGDLHDATVYYTVRGRSIEDTPDVEGAAEALKRARGQLRKIVGDQLSVRFTPTLSFELDTVPESSAHMEDLLARAKARDAELAELKKNAKPAGEMNPYKMDVDE
- a CDS encoding YlxR family protein; the encoded protein is MPAALYDDSSRGDLSKPTRTRIRTCIATKKAQPADQLLRVVARKKDKAVGDSHHSVYLVIADPCKRLKGRGAWITPTIDALELAEKRRAFARALRVSAEVDTGHVREYLAALSAGPDITRKTEH
- the infB gene encoding translation initiation factor IF-2, which encodes MPGKLRVHELAKQLGVTSKELLATLKEQGEFVKTASSTIEPPVIKKMKQHYAAQDVNTDQGAAQPASEPVKTTSTPAKPAAPKPAAAKPAAPKPAAAKPAAPKPAAAKPAAPKPAAAKPAAAKPVPKPGFSASQTDTPKPASSAPKPGAGASPSAMPRPQARPGGNAPKPGGRAPRVANNPFSSGDRPAPRPGGGNRPGNGPRPGGAPRPGGAPRPGAGRGGQGGNNAERQPRPGGRGGQQRQQGGSRPQQNAGQERQGGGRRPSPAMMPSHPNPGQMPSRSAGGRNGGRGGAGAQGGNRGPGGAGFGGGRPGGGGSAGGRGGRRGGTAGAFGRPGGAPRKGRKSKRQKRNEYEAMQAPNVIGGVRLPDGGGATIRLARGASLSDFAEKINADAAALVQALFNLGEMVTATASVSEETLQLLGEEMNYKVDVVSPEDEDRELLESFDLQFGEDEGTEEDLEKRPPVVTVMGHVDHGKTRLLDSIRKSNVGSGEAGGITQGIGAYQVAVNVDGNDRKITFLDTPGHEAFTAMRARGAKSTDIAVLVVAADDGVMPQTVEAINHAKAADVPIVVAVNKIDKPGASPEKIRGQLTEYGLVPEEYGGDTMFVDISAKQNVNIDGLLEAVLLTADASLDLRANPDMDAQGVAIEAHLDRGRGPVATVIVQRGTLRVGDSVVAGDAYGRVRRMVDEYGHDVEEAGPSRPVQMQGLNGVPGAGDNLLVVEDDRVARQIANQRNARKRNALAAKTRKRVSLEDLDAVLKEHSTLNLILKGDNAGSVEALEEALLKIEVDDEVQLNIIDRGVGAVTQTNVSLAAASDAVIIAFNVRAEGKATEEANAEGVDVRYYTVIYRAIEEVEQALKGMLKPIYEEREVGRAEIRAIFKASAVGLIAGCMVESGKVRRNATIRLLRDGAVVADKATIESLRREKDDATEVSAGYECGMVLSYPDIQVGDIIEVFEQVEVPRS